One Azospirillum brasilense DNA window includes the following coding sequences:
- a CDS encoding IS1595 family transposase, with protein MTRRTPRSRASSRPTRRSSWRATKAKAWARAEQGKPTTPPPDRKPRKRGGKASKRGLSAEQVAVIVVRDRHGATTDAMLPSLSKASVTPVLKPILNRDTLLCTDGAAFYKAAAKAEGFAHQPLNVKAGTRVKERVFHIQHVNACHERLKGWMRRFRGVATKHLPNCLGWRRMVDRHGNGAPPLSVLAAAMA; from the coding sequence GTGACCAGAAGGACGCCACGTTCACGGGCATCGTCGAGGCCGACGAGACGTTCTTCCTGGAGAGCCACAAAGGCTAAGGCATGGGCGCGGGCCGAACAGGGCAAGCCGACCACGCCGCCGCCCGACCGCAAGCCGCGCAAGCGTGGCGGCAAGGCGTCGAAACGGGGCCTGTCCGCTGAGCAGGTGGCAGTAATCGTCGTTCGCGACCGCCACGGTGCGACCACCGATGCTATGCTGCCGTCGCTGAGCAAAGCGAGCGTGACGCCCGTCCTCAAGCCGATCCTCAACCGCGACACGCTCCTCTGCACGGACGGCGCGGCGTTCTACAAGGCGGCAGCCAAGGCCGAGGGCTTCGCCCATCAGCCGCTCAACGTGAAGGCCGGGACGCGGGTCAAGGAACGGGTGTTCCACATCCAACACGTCAACGCCTGCCACGAGCGCCTGAAGGGCTGGATGCGCCGCTTCCGCGGCGTCGCCACCAAGCACCTGCCCAACTGCCTGGGCTGGCGGCGCATGGTGGACCGGCACGGCAACGGAGCGCCTCCGCTGAGTGTTCTCGCGGCGGCCATGGCCTGA
- a CDS encoding transposase-like zinc-binding domain-containing protein, with amino-acid sequence MVGTLTQTTALDEVVSTVNARVADAPRCPHCQGDAIQKWGQSQGIQRFRCKGCRKTFNALTGTPLARLHHREAWSAYGEALRDGLSVRKAAEKRGVHYTTTFRWRHRWLAAPRDQKDATFTGIVEADETFFLESHKG; translated from the coding sequence GTGGTCGGAACGCTGACGCAGACGACGGCGCTGGACGAGGTGGTGAGCACGGTCAACGCCCGCGTCGCTGACGCGCCGCGCTGCCCGCATTGTCAGGGTGACGCCATCCAGAAGTGGGGCCAGTCGCAGGGCATCCAACGGTTCCGCTGCAAGGGCTGTCGCAAGACCTTCAACGCGCTGACCGGCACGCCGCTGGCGCGGTTGCACCACCGCGAGGCGTGGTCGGCCTATGGCGAGGCGCTGCGCGACGGGTTGAGCGTGCGCAAGGCCGCCGAAAAGCGCGGCGTCCACTACACCACCACCTTCCGTTGGCGCCATCGCTGGCTGGCCGCGCCGCGTGACCAGAAGGACGCCACGTTCACGGGCATCGTCGAGGCCGACGAGACGTTCTTCCTGGAGAGCCACAAAGGCTAA